A single region of the Vicia villosa cultivar HV-30 ecotype Madison, WI linkage group LG4, Vvil1.0, whole genome shotgun sequence genome encodes:
- the LOC131594675 gene encoding DEAD-box ATP-dependent RNA helicase 47, mitochondrial — MQSLVSSKFLVLVGESFPMRRALLNPKFAWFHSSSVRCMAHVEPNHSSLTLSSLGFETETEIEPKIRPKSKIVKPLRSTSSEGFKNKRKPFGNRVLNKKEIESAPFAAKSFSELGVPEVLIERLGKEGFNVPTEVQSAAVPTILKNRDVIIQSYTGSGKTLAYLLPILSVIGPLRGENCEGDGSGDGGETGKKLGVEAVIVAPSRELGMQIVREFERILGMDNKKMVQQLVGGANRSRQEEALKKNKPAIVVGTPGRIAELSASGKLRTHGCRYLVLDEVDELLSFNFREDMHRLLEHVGRRSGADLNSNAKKTERQLIMVSATVPFSVVRAAKSWGCDPLLVQAKKIVPLETLSPEPVNLSPSSNTTSSTPSKAVVESLPPALKHYYCVVRLQHKVDTLRRCIHALDAKFVIVFMNHTKQLKDVVYKLEARDVKAAELHGDLGKLGRSTTLKKFKNGEVRVLVTNELSARGLDVAECDLVVNLELPTDSIHYAHRAGRTGRLGRNGTVLTICEESEVFVVRKLKKQLEIPIACCNFVEGKLVITEEEEHTLSGTS; from the coding sequence ATGCAATCTTTGGTTTCATCAAAGTTTCTTGTGCTTGTTGGAGAATCATTCCCTATGAGAAGGGCTTTATTGAATCCTAAGTTTGCTTGGTTCCATAGTAGTAGTGTTAGGTGTATGGCCCATGTAGAACCCAATCATAGTTCTCTCACTCTTTCAAGCCTTGGTTTTGAAACTGAAACTGAAATTGAGCCTAAGATTAGACCTAAATCAAAAATTGTTAAGCCATTACGTTCAACTTCATCTGAGGGTTTTAAGAATAAAAGAAAACCCTTTGGAAATAGGGTTTTGAATAAGAAAGAAATAGAGTCTGCCCCTTTTGCGGCGAAGTCGTTTTCGGAACTCGGTGTTCCGGAGGTTTTGATTGAGAGGTTAGGAAAAGAGGGTTTTAATGTTCCGACCGAGGTTCAGTCTGCTGCGGTTCCAACTATTTTGAAGAACCGGGATGTTATTATTCAGTCGTATACGGGTTCGGGGAAGACTTTGGCTTATTTGCTTCCTATATTGTCGGTTATCGGGCCGTTGAGAGGTGAGAATTGTGAGGGTGATGGTAGTGGTGACGGTGGTGAGACCGGGAAGAAATTGGGTGTTGAAGCGGTGATTGTTGCTCCGTCTAGGGAGCTTGGAATGCAGATAGTAAGGGAGTTTGAGAGGATATTGGGAATGGATAACAAGAAAATGGTTCAGCAGCTTGTGGGAGGTGCGAACCGGTCCAGGCAGGAAGAGGCTTTGAAGAAAAATAAGCCTGCCATTGTTGTTGGTACGCCGGGTAGGATAGCCGAGCTAAGTGCGAGCGGGAAGCTTCGTACACATGGCTGTCGGTATTTGGTATTGGATGAAGTTGATGAGCTTCTTTCGTTCAATTTCCGGGAAGACATGCACAGGTTATTGGAGCATGTTGGGAGGAGATCGGGTGCAGACCTAAACTCAAATGCGAAAAAGACCGAGCGTCAGTTAATTATGGTTTCCGCAACTGTTCCGTTTTCGGTTGTAAGGGCAGCTAAGAGCTGGGGTTGTGATCCACTTCTTGTTCAAGCTAAGAAAATTGTACCGCTTGAAACTTTGTCTCCTGAGCCGGTCAATTTATCGCCGAGCTCGAATACTACCTCGTCTACACCATCTAAGGCTGTAGTCGAGAGTCTCCCTCCAGCATTGAAACACTATTATTGTGTAGTGAGATTGCAACACAAAGTCGATACGTTGAGAAGGTGTATTCATGCGCTGGATGCGAAATTCGTAATTGTTTTCATGAATCACACTAAGCAGCTAAAGGATGTTGTCTACAAACTAGAAGCCCGCGACGTGAAAGCCGCGGAGTTACACGGAGATCTCGGGAAGCTCGGTAGGTCGACAACTCTAAAGAAGTTCAAGAACGGTGAGGTTAGAGTTCTTGTGACAAATGAGTTATCAGCAAGAGGTTTGGATGTAGCGGAATGTGATCTTGTGGTTAACCTCGAATTGCCAACAGATTCGATTCACTATGCACATCGAGCCGGCCGAACCGGTCGGCTTGGTAGGAACGGTACGGTGCTAACCATATGTGAAGAGTCAGAGGTTTTTGTTGTGAGAAAACTGAAGAAGCAACTTGAAATACCGATAGCGTGCTGTAATTTTGTCGAAGGAAAGCTTGTTATCACGGAAGAAGAAGAGCATACACTAAGCGGCACTTCTTGA